One window from the genome of Rhodococcus sp. ABRD24 encodes:
- a CDS encoding carboxylesterase family protein, translating to MTVTSTALIDSGELRGRATDDGAVRSFLGVPYAAPPVGDFRWREPQPPSPWSGTRDALQHAASAPQDAPPADSIYYGGERTFSEDCLYLNVWTGGADEQRPVLVWFHFGAYQFGSSANPMYDGERLARLGCTVVTVNHRLGRLGFLAHPDLSAESDAHVSGNYGLLDQIAALEWVQRNIAALGGDPGNVTIGGVSAGANSVHVLRVSPLAEGLFHKAIAHSGPGLAYEMEGPGHPSGPQTLAAGEESGVELLRLLDIDSLSQLRATPLEKVNSVMLPRAGGAWNFALAPGAEISLHLFDSAYPVVDGYVLPESPLTAYQSGRVHDVPFLVGNVGNESSGLPYVPALPAYLEHLRQTFGAAADRALEAYPAVDDASAQHASWELEADRIFNWSNWAAARGHAAHCSSPLWHFRFFREPPIAAGDRIIEASYSRAFHGSDVLYVFGTFDTARPTWEWRRTDRELSDTMMRAWANFVTYGDPNGNGVPTWPRLDPSEPTTMHWDESIRVGDTGYRDDRMALLDELNGWRHSEGATT from the coding sequence ATGACCGTGACCAGCACCGCTTTGATCGATTCCGGAGAACTGCGAGGACGCGCGACCGACGACGGCGCGGTCCGTTCGTTCCTCGGCGTTCCGTACGCGGCACCGCCTGTCGGAGACTTCCGCTGGCGCGAACCGCAGCCGCCGTCGCCGTGGTCAGGGACGCGCGACGCACTACAGCATGCGGCGTCTGCGCCGCAGGACGCACCGCCTGCCGACTCGATCTACTACGGGGGAGAGCGGACCTTCAGCGAGGACTGTCTGTATCTCAACGTCTGGACCGGCGGCGCTGACGAGCAGCGCCCGGTCCTCGTGTGGTTCCACTTCGGCGCCTACCAGTTCGGGTCGTCGGCGAATCCGATGTACGACGGTGAGCGATTGGCCCGGCTCGGCTGCACCGTGGTCACCGTCAACCATCGTCTCGGACGACTTGGATTTCTCGCGCATCCGGATTTGTCGGCAGAGTCCGACGCGCACGTGTCGGGAAACTATGGACTGCTGGATCAGATCGCCGCGCTCGAGTGGGTGCAGCGGAACATCGCTGCGCTCGGTGGCGATCCCGGGAATGTGACGATCGGCGGCGTCTCGGCAGGGGCCAACTCGGTGCACGTGCTCCGTGTGTCCCCCCTCGCCGAGGGCCTGTTTCACAAGGCAATTGCGCACAGTGGACCGGGCCTGGCATATGAAATGGAGGGGCCGGGACATCCATCGGGTCCGCAGACGCTGGCGGCCGGTGAAGAGTCCGGCGTCGAACTGTTGCGCCTGCTCGACATCGACAGCCTGTCCCAACTGCGCGCTACTCCACTGGAGAAGGTCAACTCGGTGATGCTCCCGCGTGCGGGAGGCGCGTGGAACTTCGCCCTTGCGCCGGGTGCTGAGATCAGCCTGCACCTGTTCGACAGCGCTTATCCCGTGGTAGACGGGTATGTTCTGCCGGAGTCCCCGTTGACGGCGTATCAGTCCGGCCGGGTGCATGATGTGCCATTCCTCGTCGGCAACGTCGGAAACGAGTCATCCGGGCTGCCGTACGTGCCGGCGTTGCCTGCTTATCTGGAACACCTTCGACAGACCTTCGGTGCTGCCGCCGATCGCGCGCTCGAGGCGTACCCCGCAGTCGACGACGCGAGTGCCCAGCATGCGAGCTGGGAGCTCGAAGCCGATCGCATCTTCAACTGGTCGAACTGGGCTGCCGCCCGGGGGCACGCCGCACACTGCTCCTCGCCGCTCTGGCACTTCCGCTTCTTCCGTGAGCCTCCGATCGCGGCCGGCGACCGCATCATCGAAGCCTCATACTCCCGGGCCTTCCACGGGTCGGACGTGCTGTACGTATTCGGTACGTTCGACACGGCACGACCTACCTGGGAATGGCGTCGAACAGACCGGGAATTGTCGGACACGATGATGCGGGCCTGGGCCAACTTCGTCACCTACGGGGACCCGAACGGTAATGGCGTGCCGACTTGGCCGAGGTTGGACCCATCGGAGCCGACGACCATGCACTGGGACGAGAGCATCAGGGTCGGCGACACGGGATATCGTGACGATCGCATGGCGCTGCTAGACGAACTCAACGGCTGGCGACATTCAGAGGGTGCGACGACCTGA
- a CDS encoding ornithine cyclodeaminase family protein codes for MTTWDPSSAAHALGGFDHETGRVAFKTWVNTPVGAESLLSLFDSTNGRILAMMQSVTLGVIRTAAVSGVATDALSAPDADEMTIIGTGRQALQQVAAVACVRSLRRVRVWSPTPASRKAFTKQIGTDLEISAETANTLEEAVADSPIVTIVTRAREPFFPRGILANGAHFNAIGAILPHAAEFDSAILDDSDLTVVDNLTNARNASKELIDHFGDDWSSVATLGDILTGATSRPTSPRLTVFKGMGMGLADLAVANVAAANHTGAPTA; via the coding sequence ATGACCACATGGGATCCATCGAGCGCCGCCCACGCGCTCGGCGGATTCGATCACGAGACCGGTCGCGTCGCATTCAAGACCTGGGTCAACACTCCCGTTGGCGCCGAGTCGCTGCTGAGCCTGTTCGATTCGACCAACGGACGCATCCTGGCGATGATGCAGTCGGTCACACTCGGCGTAATCCGCACCGCTGCCGTGTCTGGAGTGGCGACCGATGCGTTGTCCGCGCCCGACGCCGACGAGATGACCATCATCGGCACTGGCCGACAGGCACTCCAGCAGGTCGCAGCGGTAGCCTGCGTCCGGTCACTGCGCCGGGTACGCGTGTGGAGCCCGACCCCTGCCAGCCGGAAGGCGTTCACCAAGCAGATCGGCACCGATCTGGAAATCTCGGCGGAAACCGCGAACACGCTGGAGGAGGCGGTAGCCGACTCCCCCATCGTCACCATAGTCACGCGCGCTCGCGAACCGTTCTTCCCACGCGGCATCTTGGCGAACGGCGCACATTTCAATGCGATCGGCGCCATCCTCCCCCACGCGGCGGAATTCGACAGCGCCATCCTGGACGACTCCGACCTCACCGTCGTGGACAACCTGACGAATGCACGCAATGCGTCGAAAGAGCTGATCGACCACTTCGGCGACGACTGGTCTTCGGTCGCCACCCTCGGCGACATCCTGACTGGCGCCACCTCGCGCCCTACGTCCCCACGACTGACTGTTTTCAAGGGGATGGGCATGGGACTCGCCGACCTCGCCGTGGCAAACGTCGCCGCCGCCAATCACACAGGAGCACCGACCGCATGA
- a CDS encoding 3,4-dihydroxy-2-butanone-4-phosphate synthase, producing MKRTDDHDIAVERAARELENGRPILLIADTVELHQPTAVLVCAAASATTSTVAFLVRHSSGYLEVALPSTECARLGLSVMSGADPTGNDATGYTVTVDAAAGIGTGISAADRATTMRLLTDPQSTAASFTRPGHVQPRGTSSAGVRTHRDHAHAAVDLARIAGVSLACGIGHLVSEARPAELADAAEARSFADHHGLVALDIGDIVDWYADREAFVAEGPPFTTHMRHGVFVGTTYYLPGQPVEHVVFTFGTPQTAASTPVYVHDECLGQTFFTDSCECEEGLDRAMSAIVRAGHGVVVYIRRPAAAAGGACPGNAGRTTLEPIHRRLLAQLAIDRIHPVQPTQRTCVALQARTS from the coding sequence ATGAAGCGCACCGATGACCACGACATCGCTGTCGAACGAGCTGCACGCGAATTGGAGAACGGTCGGCCGATCCTCCTGATCGCCGACACCGTTGAGCTCCACCAGCCGACTGCGGTTCTCGTGTGTGCCGCAGCATCTGCGACGACGTCCACCGTCGCTTTCCTGGTGCGGCACTCGTCCGGATACCTCGAGGTAGCGCTGCCGTCGACCGAGTGCGCACGCCTTGGATTGAGCGTGATGTCCGGGGCCGATCCGACCGGCAACGACGCGACCGGTTATACAGTCACCGTCGACGCGGCAGCGGGCATCGGAACCGGCATCTCGGCAGCGGATCGCGCAACCACGATGCGACTGCTCACCGACCCGCAGAGCACAGCAGCGTCGTTCACGCGCCCCGGGCACGTCCAGCCGCGCGGCACGAGCAGTGCCGGCGTCCGAACCCACCGCGACCACGCTCATGCTGCAGTCGATCTCGCGAGGATCGCCGGCGTCTCGCTCGCCTGCGGAATCGGGCACCTGGTCAGCGAGGCCCGGCCAGCCGAACTCGCCGATGCGGCCGAAGCGCGCAGTTTCGCTGACCACCACGGTCTCGTCGCACTCGACATCGGCGACATCGTCGACTGGTACGCCGATCGTGAAGCCTTCGTGGCCGAAGGTCCGCCGTTCACGACGCACATGCGTCACGGGGTGTTCGTCGGCACCACCTACTATCTGCCTGGGCAGCCCGTCGAACATGTCGTCTTCACCTTCGGCACTCCTCAAACCGCCGCCTCAACTCCCGTGTACGTGCACGACGAATGCCTAGGGCAAACCTTCTTTACGGACTCCTGCGAATGCGAGGAAGGCCTGGATCGCGCGATGAGCGCCATCGTTCGGGCCGGCCACGGAGTCGTCGTGTACATCCGACGGCCGGCCGCCGCAGCTGGAGGTGCCTGCCCCGGCAACGCCGGACGTACCACACTCGAGCCGATTCACCGTCGGCTGCTGGCTCAGCTCGCCATCGACAGAATCCATCCAGTGCAGCCGACACAACGCACCTGTGTCGCACTGCAAGCCCGAACATCTTGA
- a CDS encoding flavin reductase family protein — protein sequence MRFNDAQLQQPIDIERFREAMTRFPSGVTIVTTTDSTGKPRGFTATSFCSLSAEPALVLVCVANTAECHEVFLSADRWNVHFVAPGQTDLAIRFATRGADKFGGGVAKTDALGQPHILDSSVTLRCAAFSKHPGGDHTILIGRVDDVEFGNDEPTVYHMREFRSLSQAS from the coding sequence ATGAGATTCAATGACGCACAGCTTCAGCAGCCGATCGATATCGAACGGTTCCGTGAAGCGATGACCAGGTTCCCCAGCGGCGTCACCATCGTCACCACCACCGACTCGACCGGAAAGCCGCGCGGTTTCACCGCGACCTCTTTCTGTTCGCTGTCCGCCGAACCGGCCCTCGTCCTGGTGTGCGTCGCCAACACCGCCGAATGCCACGAAGTGTTTCTCTCCGCAGACCGATGGAACGTCCACTTCGTTGCGCCGGGCCAGACCGATCTCGCCATCCGTTTCGCCACGCGTGGGGCCGACAAGTTCGGCGGTGGCGTGGCGAAGACCGACGCGCTCGGCCAGCCGCACATCCTCGATTCGAGCGTCACGCTGCGGTGCGCCGCGTTTTCCAAGCATCCCGGCGGAGACCACACCATCCTCATCGGGCGCGTCGATGACGTCGAGTTCGGAAACGACGAACCGACCGTGTACCACATGCGTGAGTTCCGCAGCTTGTCCCAGGCTTCGTGA
- a CDS encoding LuxR C-terminal-related transcriptional regulator encodes MGTYQAGSARERVGALSRAGLAWADFGEQALEVLTTAVPFDSACFGTIDPATALVTGSVKTGLPEPCEVEFMHHEYVEDDVSLFVDLAKRAVGVSILHDETGGDPRRSSRFRDLFEPRFGLGHELRLMLRCGDQTWGGLAIYRSAGSSGFSPAEADFLDGLSTTLAVGIRAGLVAAAGGSLDLSRDTAGPAVMLFDGAGEVVQATAAAERQVSELGGDLWGQLPPSIVSIVSAARALASGRTGAVPRLRVRSRSGEWLTIHAAPMAGHGDGSMQIAVTVEKAGPPDVLPLIVSALGLTGRERDVVAHVLHGATTAEIAKRLYLSPYTVQDHLKSVFEKAGVSSRRELTSRVFFDQYAPRIGETVTPSGWFAEATLGVVV; translated from the coding sequence ATGGGCACCTACCAGGCGGGATCCGCTCGCGAACGGGTCGGCGCACTCTCGCGTGCGGGTCTGGCATGGGCCGATTTCGGCGAGCAGGCACTCGAGGTGCTCACCACTGCAGTGCCGTTCGATTCGGCCTGCTTCGGGACGATCGATCCCGCTACGGCGCTGGTGACCGGCTCGGTCAAGACCGGGCTGCCCGAGCCGTGCGAAGTGGAGTTCATGCATCACGAGTACGTCGAGGACGATGTCAGTCTCTTCGTCGACCTTGCCAAGCGTGCGGTGGGCGTGAGCATCCTGCACGACGAGACGGGCGGCGACCCGCGCCGCAGTTCCCGGTTTCGCGACTTGTTCGAACCCCGGTTCGGGCTAGGGCACGAGCTGCGGTTGATGCTTCGTTGCGGCGACCAGACATGGGGTGGCCTCGCGATCTACCGGAGCGCCGGCAGCAGTGGGTTCAGCCCCGCAGAGGCTGATTTCCTCGACGGGCTGTCGACAACTCTTGCGGTGGGGATACGGGCTGGGCTGGTGGCGGCGGCCGGTGGCTCGCTCGATCTCTCACGCGACACGGCTGGGCCGGCGGTCATGTTGTTCGACGGGGCCGGGGAGGTGGTACAGGCCACGGCCGCTGCCGAAAGGCAGGTCTCCGAACTCGGCGGTGATCTCTGGGGACAGTTGCCTCCATCGATCGTGTCGATCGTTTCCGCGGCCCGGGCCCTCGCGTCCGGTCGTACTGGGGCGGTTCCGCGGCTGCGCGTGCGATCGCGCTCCGGTGAGTGGCTGACGATCCACGCCGCACCGATGGCCGGGCACGGGGACGGTTCGATGCAGATTGCGGTCACCGTCGAAAAAGCCGGACCACCGGACGTCCTGCCCTTGATCGTGTCGGCGCTGGGCCTGACGGGTCGTGAGCGGGACGTCGTCGCACACGTGCTGCACGGCGCGACGACTGCGGAGATCGCAAAGAGGTTGTACCTATCGCCCTACACCGTCCAGGATCACCTGAAGTCGGTGTTCGAGAAGGCGGGGGTTTCGAGCCGCCGGGAGCTCACTTCGAGGGTGTTCTTCGACCAATACGCCCCCCGGATCGGCGAAACCGTGACGCCGTCCGGATGGTTCGCGGAGGCCACCTTAGGGGTAGTGGTGTAG
- a CDS encoding gentisate 1,2-dioxygenase produces MPDVLATFLDQTEVDEVTSPVWPALKVSRGQIEAEVARLAALAQPADGDVRRSLIVHPNSRFRSLTPTIRVGIEVVLPGEKTAPTTRSSSSVELCIGGTGIVEVDGSRFETSKHDTWTVPNLTAKWYEATGDEPYVRLVFSDAPLLEYLAAHYVNDDYRAAVDSESGHEREPMADFVYEMPSGGGALKTYAGLMDPEVVRHRPKCWKWTEVKAYLDGLDKSGPDYRSAIIALLWDDATGRVNGSTNTLTAFISGGFDPTWVEGKYRMARSHRHSMAAINYAFAGDWQTVVEGKKIRWSAGDLVLTAPAWALHTNGSCSQQPYTFAMQDAALVASMNASVVQEYVGQQPILIGSHSGFNTSIDTEHADELVDL; encoded by the coding sequence ATGCCCGATGTGCTCGCAACTTTTCTTGATCAGACCGAGGTCGACGAGGTCACCTCGCCGGTGTGGCCCGCCCTCAAGGTGAGTCGCGGACAGATCGAGGCTGAGGTGGCACGCCTCGCTGCCTTGGCTCAGCCTGCCGACGGTGACGTCCGTCGATCGCTGATCGTCCATCCGAATTCGCGGTTCCGGAGCCTGACCCCGACCATCCGCGTCGGCATCGAGGTCGTTCTGCCGGGTGAGAAGACCGCGCCCACGACGCGAAGCAGCTCGAGTGTCGAGCTCTGCATCGGTGGTACTGGCATTGTCGAGGTTGACGGAAGCCGATTCGAGACGTCGAAGCATGATACGTGGACGGTCCCGAATCTGACCGCCAAGTGGTACGAGGCCACCGGCGACGAGCCCTATGTGCGACTCGTCTTCAGCGACGCTCCGCTCCTCGAATACCTTGCAGCGCACTATGTCAACGACGACTATCGTGCCGCGGTCGACAGCGAGAGTGGGCACGAGCGTGAGCCGATGGCTGATTTCGTCTATGAGATGCCGTCCGGTGGCGGTGCGCTGAAGACCTACGCTGGCCTGATGGACCCAGAAGTGGTTCGTCATCGACCAAAGTGCTGGAAGTGGACCGAAGTCAAGGCCTATCTGGACGGCCTCGACAAATCGGGCCCGGACTACCGTTCGGCGATCATTGCGCTCCTCTGGGACGACGCGACCGGCCGTGTCAACGGCAGCACCAACACCCTCACCGCCTTCATCTCGGGTGGTTTCGACCCGACTTGGGTCGAAGGCAAGTACCGGATGGCGCGCTCGCACCGACACAGCATGGCTGCCATCAACTATGCGTTCGCCGGCGACTGGCAGACTGTGGTCGAGGGCAAGAAGATTCGTTGGAGTGCAGGCGATCTGGTCTTGACTGCCCCGGCCTGGGCGCTGCACACCAACGGCTCGTGCTCGCAGCAGCCGTACACCTTCGCGATGCAAGATGCCGCGCTGGTTGCTTCGATGAACGCATCCGTCGTTCAGGAGTATGTTGGCCAACAGCCGATTCTCATCGGCTCGCATTCGGGCTTCAACACCAGCATTGACACCGAGCATGCAGACGAGCTGGTCGATCTGTAG
- a CDS encoding LLM class flavin-dependent oxidoreductase has product MKRQNENPDELGLTYFFPTGQTDHVWSDEAARATPPLSKSVFLDMARAAEQTGFDALFIADSWSGHQREAERAGHQSPKYHAPLLAMGLFAATEHIGVITTMHTTHHKPAHIARMGATLDAFSGGRWGWNVVTGFGDPEAKLFGAENLVEHDERYAMAGEFVEIVRRLWSEDDPIDVHGNFYRVEGRIKAPRPVQQPHPLLVSAGGSPAGMKFAAQHCDQIVVAGNTIEKVQETSRRVDAAVHEAGRTAPLGTTPFTIVIVRDGEGEAEETYERLVRSLNEEATMELAADILGGIDSVRALFADQGHSAAARAWGSGQGILKLFGTSEQVAQQLIDLKTQTSTNNVLLNFPLWNPTELQSFAPVMDHLRDAGMWRPPSERDYSW; this is encoded by the coding sequence ATGAAGCGCCAGAACGAGAACCCGGACGAACTCGGGCTGACCTACTTCTTCCCTACCGGCCAAACCGACCACGTCTGGTCGGACGAAGCAGCACGGGCGACTCCACCGTTGTCGAAGTCCGTGTTTCTGGACATGGCCCGGGCCGCTGAGCAGACCGGCTTCGATGCGTTGTTCATCGCTGACAGCTGGTCTGGTCATCAGCGTGAAGCCGAGCGCGCGGGGCATCAATCGCCTAAGTACCACGCGCCGCTACTTGCTATGGGCCTGTTCGCCGCGACCGAGCACATCGGGGTGATCACAACCATGCACACGACGCATCACAAACCTGCCCACATCGCGCGGATGGGAGCCACTCTCGATGCGTTCAGCGGAGGCCGGTGGGGATGGAATGTCGTCACCGGATTCGGCGACCCCGAGGCCAAGCTGTTCGGCGCCGAGAATCTCGTAGAGCACGACGAGCGCTATGCGATGGCCGGCGAGTTCGTCGAGATTGTCCGCAGACTCTGGTCTGAAGACGACCCTATCGACGTCCACGGCAACTTCTATCGGGTCGAGGGACGCATCAAGGCACCGCGCCCGGTGCAACAGCCGCACCCCCTCCTGGTGAGCGCCGGCGGGTCGCCTGCGGGAATGAAGTTCGCCGCTCAACACTGCGACCAGATAGTCGTCGCCGGGAACACAATCGAAAAGGTGCAGGAGACGAGCCGCCGCGTCGACGCGGCCGTTCACGAAGCGGGACGTACCGCACCGCTGGGAACCACACCGTTCACAATCGTCATCGTGCGTGACGGCGAAGGCGAGGCCGAGGAGACGTACGAGCGACTCGTCCGCTCCTTGAACGAAGAGGCCACCATGGAACTAGCCGCCGACATCTTGGGCGGAATCGACTCGGTGCGCGCACTGTTCGCAGACCAAGGCCACAGCGCGGCGGCCCGCGCATGGGGCAGCGGACAAGGGATCCTCAAGCTCTTCGGCACCAGCGAGCAGGTCGCCCAACAGCTCATCGACCTCAAGACACAGACATCCACCAACAACGTTCTACTGAACTTCCCGCTGTGGAATCCGACCGAACTTCAATCGTTCGCCCCAGTCATGGATCACCTGCGCGACGCCGGGATGTGGCGCCCGCCGAGCGAGCGCGACTACTCCTGGTAG
- the dapA gene encoding 4-hydroxy-tetrahydrodipicolinate synthase, giving the protein MKFRSTPQSITGSISPLITPFADDMSLDLGSLATLTRWHLDSGTHGVSIGGSTGEPSSQTVAERIAAIRTVAEVVDDSVPFLAGTGSAKLDETLEVTAAAVEAGADAALVITPYYARPTQEALFRWYSTVATEFPDMPIVIYNVPSRTAVDLAPETVARLNSAHENIVGIKETTKDFEHFSRVLHATGRDFLVWSGIELLCLPLMALGGSGFISATANLAPKAVATMFERWQAGDFAGAREIHYALHPLTDLLFVETNPAPAKWVLHQKGLLASPAVRSPLITPTPEGLEKIQKLLAQADAVIQGETFPVQSI; this is encoded by the coding sequence ATGAAGTTCCGTAGCACCCCCCAGTCGATCACCGGCTCGATTTCACCCCTGATCACGCCGTTCGCCGACGACATGAGCCTGGACCTCGGCAGCCTGGCCACTCTCACCCGCTGGCACCTCGACAGCGGCACCCATGGCGTCTCGATCGGCGGCTCGACCGGCGAACCGAGCTCCCAGACCGTCGCCGAGCGAATTGCCGCGATCCGAACCGTCGCCGAGGTCGTGGACGACTCCGTTCCGTTCCTGGCGGGCACCGGTTCTGCCAAGCTCGACGAAACCCTGGAGGTCACGGCGGCCGCAGTCGAGGCCGGTGCAGACGCCGCGCTCGTAATCACGCCCTACTACGCCCGCCCGACGCAGGAAGCACTGTTCCGCTGGTACTCGACCGTGGCCACCGAGTTCCCCGACATGCCGATCGTGATCTACAACGTTCCGTCGAGAACCGCCGTCGATCTGGCACCAGAAACCGTCGCACGCCTGAACAGCGCGCACGAGAACATCGTCGGAATCAAGGAGACCACCAAGGATTTCGAGCACTTCTCACGGGTCCTGCACGCGACTGGTCGCGACTTCCTCGTATGGTCCGGCATCGAGCTCTTGTGCCTGCCGCTGATGGCGCTCGGCGGGAGCGGGTTCATCAGCGCCACCGCAAACCTTGCACCCAAGGCCGTCGCCACCATGTTCGAGCGTTGGCAGGCAGGCGACTTCGCAGGCGCGCGAGAGATTCACTACGCTCTGCACCCGCTTACCGATCTCCTGTTCGTCGAGACGAACCCGGCTCCGGCCAAGTGGGTTCTACACCAGAAGGGCCTACTAGCGTCCCCGGCGGTGCGTTCTCCGCTCATCACGCCGACACCCGAAGGGTTGGAAAAGATACAGAAGCTGCTGGCCCAAGCCGATGCGGTGATTCAGGGCGAGACGTTCCCCGTGCAGTCCATCTGA
- a CDS encoding FAD-binding oxidoreductase, with product MTITPLHPDTANALGRLAADIDGRLDLPDSPEWSTVSQAWNLSIAQRPSAVLTAASPTDIVKAVRFAGAHGMRVSAQPSGHGATRALDDTILVRTTALDDTWIDAEARIARVGAGVKWGALQAALDGTGLTGLTGSNPDVSVVGFCLGGGLSWFTRPFGPGSGALSAVEIVDAHGAHRWISDDNAPELMWALRGGGGEFGIVTAVEIDLFHAPQITAGRIVFPATDARAVLRAVAAATEAAPPELTLWASIMHFPPIPELPDAIRGQSFCFVDTALLGAPGSLDALLSPVRAAGTVLRDTVRPVQPSDMAAICEEPVDPSPGTHSSTTITKLDERLIDLVLDRTGTPGSTPLTQIQFRHLGEAAAAGRPGAVDLRRCEAEFAVTMLAVAPVPTLLDAASAAMTALRGELSPWSAGPTVPTLLGPDDDSPEHAFDADTLAKLCRLKEAVDPSYVVRGNYPVHGR from the coding sequence ATGACAATCACACCGCTCCACCCCGACACGGCGAATGCGCTCGGCCGACTCGCGGCTGACATCGACGGCCGGCTCGACCTGCCCGACAGCCCTGAATGGTCCACGGTGTCACAAGCGTGGAACCTGAGCATCGCTCAGCGCCCGTCCGCGGTTCTGACCGCCGCGAGCCCCACTGACATCGTCAAAGCGGTGCGCTTCGCGGGAGCGCACGGCATGCGCGTGTCAGCGCAGCCCAGCGGCCACGGTGCCACGCGCGCCCTCGACGACACGATCCTGGTCCGGACCACGGCCCTCGACGACACCTGGATCGACGCCGAGGCACGGATCGCCCGCGTCGGCGCCGGCGTCAAGTGGGGCGCACTGCAGGCTGCCCTCGACGGGACCGGACTCACCGGGCTCACCGGCTCCAACCCGGACGTCTCGGTGGTGGGCTTCTGCCTCGGCGGCGGGCTGTCCTGGTTCACACGCCCGTTCGGCCCAGGTTCGGGGGCGCTGTCCGCGGTCGAGATCGTCGATGCCCACGGCGCGCACCGGTGGATCAGCGACGACAACGCCCCCGAGCTGATGTGGGCGCTTCGCGGCGGGGGCGGCGAGTTCGGAATCGTCACCGCCGTCGAGATCGATCTCTTTCATGCACCGCAGATCACCGCCGGCCGGATCGTGTTTCCCGCAACGGACGCACGCGCGGTACTGCGGGCGGTCGCCGCGGCCACGGAGGCTGCACCGCCGGAGCTGACTCTGTGGGCGTCGATCATGCACTTCCCGCCGATCCCTGAGCTGCCCGACGCTATCCGGGGCCAGTCGTTCTGCTTCGTCGACACCGCGCTTCTCGGCGCCCCCGGCAGTCTCGACGCGCTGCTGTCGCCCGTGCGCGCCGCCGGCACGGTCCTGCGCGACACCGTGCGCCCGGTACAGCCGTCCGATATGGCCGCGATATGCGAGGAGCCGGTCGATCCATCGCCCGGCACCCATTCGTCGACAACCATCACCAAGCTCGACGAGCGGTTGATCGACCTGGTCCTCGACCGCACCGGCACTCCAGGATCGACGCCGCTGACTCAGATCCAGTTCCGTCATCTCGGGGAGGCCGCGGCCGCGGGACGACCGGGTGCGGTGGACCTGCGCCGGTGCGAGGCGGAGTTTGCAGTGACGATGCTCGCGGTCGCGCCGGTGCCCACGCTGCTGGACGCCGCATCTGCAGCGATGACGGCACTACGCGGCGAGCTGTCGCCGTGGTCCGCGGGACCGACCGTGCCGACGCTCCTCGGCCCGGACGACGACTCCCCCGAGCACGCATTCGATGCCGATACGCTCGCCAAGCTCTGTCGGCTGAAGGAGGCCGTCGACCCGTCGTACGTCGTTCGCGGCAACTATCCGGTGCACGGGCGCTGA
- a CDS encoding IclR family transcriptional regulator, with the protein MQSVQRAIQLLEVLAAAQSPQTMQSLALKLGCSPSTAHRIAVTLAQGNLLEFNPLTKRYSLGVGITKLAQRRAEQIDLGSVAQPYMDELREQVLETTSLWTRAGDSKICVACSDSTYTIRQYLQIGTRVPMADLSAGSRVLLADEDPESLRALMADWYPEMASDEISDFLSSTASVRSTGLSLLPEENANRVHPDVSTMAAPVFDSSGTIVAALVVAGPVTRFTADAMKRAAGAVLGCARDISTALGAG; encoded by the coding sequence GTGCAGTCTGTTCAGCGGGCCATCCAGCTACTCGAGGTTCTCGCCGCCGCTCAGTCCCCTCAGACGATGCAGAGTCTGGCGCTCAAGTTGGGATGCAGTCCGAGCACTGCCCACCGGATCGCGGTCACGCTCGCGCAGGGCAATCTGCTCGAGTTCAATCCGCTGACGAAGCGATACAGCTTGGGAGTCGGCATCACCAAGCTTGCGCAACGTCGGGCCGAGCAAATAGACCTCGGCTCGGTTGCGCAGCCATACATGGACGAATTGCGCGAGCAGGTTCTGGAGACCACGTCATTGTGGACGCGCGCCGGCGACTCCAAGATCTGTGTTGCCTGTTCGGACAGCACATACACAATTCGTCAATACCTGCAGATCGGCACTCGGGTGCCGATGGCGGATCTCAGCGCGGGATCGCGGGTTCTGCTCGCGGACGAAGATCCAGAGTCGTTACGCGCGCTCATGGCGGATTGGTATCCGGAGATGGCGAGCGACGAGATCAGCGACTTCCTTTCGAGTACTGCGTCGGTGCGTAGCACGGGCCTTTCGCTGCTGCCTGAAGAGAATGCGAACCGGGTACATCCGGATGTTTCGACGATGGCTGCGCCGGTGTTCGACAGTAGCGGGACGATCGTGGCTGCGTTGGTAGTCGCTGGACCCGTCACTCGGTTCACGGCGGATGCCATGAAGCGTGCGGCAGGTGCTGTGCTCGGCTGCGCGCGCGACATCTCGACTGCCCTTGGTGCCGGTTAG